In the genome of Bradyrhizobium arachidis, one region contains:
- the rpsO gene encoding 30S ribosomal protein S15 codes for MSIAAERKAEVIKTNATKAGDTGSPEVQVAILSERINNLTNHFKTHVKDNHSRRGLLKLVSTRRSLLDYLKKKDEARYKALLEKHNIRR; via the coding sequence CGGAAGTCATCAAGACGAATGCCACCAAGGCCGGCGACACCGGCTCGCCCGAGGTTCAGGTCGCGATCCTGTCGGAACGCATCAACAACCTGACCAACCATTTCAAGACCCACGTGAAGGACAACCATTCGCGTCGCGGCCTCTTGAAGCTGGTCTCGACCCGCCGCTCGCTCCTCGACTACCTCAAGAAGAAGGACGAGGCGCGGTACAAGGCGCTGCTCGAGAAGCACAACATTCGTCGTTAA
- the pnp gene encoding polyribonucleotide nucleotidyltransferase: MFNKHSVEIDWGGRPLKLETGKIARQADGAVIATYGETVVLATVVAAKAPREGVDFLPLTVDYQEKTYAAGRIPGGYFKREGRPTEKETLVSRLIDRPIRPLFVDGWRNETQVIVTVLSHDMENDPDIVAMVAASAALTLSGAPFKGPIGAARVGFANDEFVLNPTLDEMVDTQLDLVVAGTADAVLMVESEAKELNEDVMLGAVMFGHRHFQPVINAIIDLAEKAAKEPREVTVIDNSALEKEMLGLIEQELRAAYAIPVKQDRYAAVGVAKEKVMAHYFPEGQEPKYDKLRVAGVFKELEAKIVRWNILDTGKRIDGRDSKTVRNIVAEVGVLPRAHGSALFTRGETQAMVVTTLGTGEDEQYIDALSGTYKETFLLHYNFPPYSVGETGRLGGTKRREIGHGKLAWRAIHPVLPPHHEFPYTTRVVSEITESNGSSSMASVCGASLALMDAGVPLKRPTAGIAMGLILEDKRFAVLSDILGDEDHLGDMDFKVAGTEQGITSLQMDIKIEGITEEIMRVALGQAKEGRIHILGEMAKALTAARAELGEYAPRIETFKIPTDKIREVIGTGGKVIREIVEKTGAKVNIEDDGTVKVASSDGEAMKAAIKWIKSIASEPEVGQIYDGTVVKVMEFGAFVNFFGSKDGLVHISQLASARVQKTSDVVKEGDKVKVKLLGFDDRGKTRLSMKVVDQTTGEDLEAKDKAAEGEKAPREAAGE; encoded by the coding sequence ATGTTCAATAAGCATTCAGTCGAGATCGACTGGGGCGGACGCCCTCTCAAGCTGGAAACCGGCAAGATCGCGCGCCAGGCCGACGGCGCCGTCATCGCCACCTATGGCGAGACCGTGGTGCTCGCCACCGTCGTTGCGGCGAAGGCGCCGCGCGAGGGCGTCGACTTCCTGCCGCTGACCGTCGACTACCAGGAGAAAACCTACGCCGCGGGCCGCATTCCCGGCGGCTATTTCAAGCGCGAGGGCCGTCCGACCGAGAAGGAGACCCTGGTCTCCCGCCTGATCGACCGTCCGATCCGTCCGCTGTTCGTCGACGGCTGGCGCAACGAGACCCAGGTGATCGTCACCGTGCTCTCGCACGACATGGAAAACGATCCCGATATCGTCGCGATGGTCGCAGCCTCCGCTGCGCTGACGCTGTCCGGCGCGCCCTTCAAGGGCCCGATCGGCGCCGCCCGCGTCGGCTTTGCCAATGACGAATTCGTGCTCAACCCGACGCTCGACGAGATGGTCGACACCCAGCTCGACCTCGTCGTCGCCGGCACCGCCGACGCCGTGCTGATGGTGGAATCGGAAGCCAAGGAGCTCAACGAAGACGTGATGCTCGGCGCCGTGATGTTCGGTCACCGCCACTTCCAGCCGGTGATCAACGCGATCATCGATCTCGCCGAGAAGGCCGCCAAGGAGCCGCGCGAAGTCACCGTCATCGACAATTCGGCGCTCGAGAAGGAAATGCTCGGCCTGATCGAGCAGGAGCTGCGCGCCGCCTACGCGATCCCGGTGAAGCAGGATCGCTATGCCGCGGTCGGCGTCGCCAAGGAAAAGGTGATGGCCCACTACTTCCCGGAAGGACAGGAGCCGAAATACGACAAGCTCCGCGTCGCCGGCGTGTTCAAGGAGCTGGAAGCCAAGATCGTCCGCTGGAACATCCTCGACACCGGCAAGCGCATCGACGGCCGCGATTCCAAGACCGTGCGCAACATCGTCGCCGAAGTCGGCGTGCTGCCCCGCGCCCACGGCTCGGCGCTGTTCACCCGCGGCGAGACCCAGGCGATGGTCGTGACCACGCTCGGCACCGGCGAGGACGAGCAGTACATCGACGCGCTGTCGGGGACGTACAAGGAAACGTTCCTGCTGCACTACAACTTCCCGCCCTACTCGGTCGGTGAGACCGGCCGCCTCGGCGGCACCAAGCGCCGCGAGATCGGCCACGGCAAGCTGGCCTGGCGCGCGATCCATCCGGTGCTGCCGCCGCACCACGAATTCCCCTACACCACGCGCGTGGTGTCGGAGATCACCGAATCCAACGGCTCCTCGTCGATGGCTTCGGTCTGCGGCGCCTCGCTCGCGCTGATGGACGCCGGTGTGCCCTTGAAGCGGCCGACCGCGGGCATCGCGATGGGCCTGATCCTCGAAGACAAGCGCTTTGCGGTTCTCTCGGACATCCTCGGTGACGAGGACCATCTCGGCGACATGGACTTCAAGGTCGCCGGCACCGAGCAGGGCATCACCTCGCTCCAGATGGACATCAAGATCGAAGGCATCACCGAGGAGATCATGCGCGTCGCCCTCGGCCAGGCCAAGGAAGGCCGCATCCACATCCTCGGCGAGATGGCCAAGGCCCTGACCGCTGCGCGCGCCGAGCTCGGCGAATACGCGCCGCGCATCGAGACCTTCAAGATCCCGACCGACAAGATCCGCGAAGTGATCGGCACCGGCGGCAAGGTGATCCGCGAGATCGTCGAGAAGACCGGCGCCAAGGTCAACATCGAGGACGACGGCACCGTGAAGGTCGCCTCCAGCGACGGCGAGGCGATGAAGGCTGCGATCAAGTGGATCAAGTCGATCGCGTCCGAGCCGGAAGTCGGCCAGATCTATGACGGCACCGTCGTCAAGGTGATGGAGTTCGGCGCCTTCGTGAACTTCTTCGGCTCCAAGGACGGTCTCGTCCACATCAGCCAGCTCGCTTCGGCGCGCGTGCAGAAGACCTCCGACGTCGTCAAGGAAGGCGACAAGGTCAAGGTCAAGCTGCTCGGCTTCGACGATCGCGGCAAGACCCGCCTGTCGATGAAGGTGGTCGACCAGACCACCGGCGAGGACCTCGAGGCCAAGGACAAGGCCGCCGAGGGCGAGAAGGCCCCGCGCGAAGCCGCCGGCGAGTAA
- the katG gene encoding catalase/peroxidase HPI has protein sequence MDDTSKCPFSGGKPTRVNRDWWPTQLSIEMLHKNSDLSDPMGKDFDYAKEFKTLDLNAVIKDLTALMTDSQEWWPADFGHYGGLMIRMAWHSAGTYRTTDGRGGAGAGQQRFAPLNSWPDNANLDKARRLLWPIKQKYGRKISWADLMVLAGNVALESMGFKTFGFAGGRADVWEPEELYWGPEGTWLGDERYSGERQLAEPLGAVQMGLIYVNPEGPNGKPDPVAAAKDIRETFFRMAMNDEETVALIAGGHSFGKTHGAGDPSLVGPEPEAGALEDQGLGWKSKHASGLAGDSITSGLEVTWTATPTKWSNNFFENLFKYEWELTKSPGGANQWTAKGADAIIPDAFDKSKKHRPTMLTTDLSLRMDPAYEKISRRFLENPDQFADAFARAWFKLTHRDMGPIQRYLGPLVPKETLIWQDPIPKVDHELVSDQDIAALKSKILASGLSVSELVSTAWASASTFRGSDKRGGANGARIRLAPQKDWEVNQPAQLSKVLGKLEAIQKEFSTGAKKVSLADLIVLGGTAAVEKAAKDAGVDVKVGFTPGRMDASQEQTDTESFAPLEPRADGFRNYIGKKQQFLQQEEALIDRAQLLKLTGPELTVLVGGLRVLGANANGSKHGVLTSKVGTLSNDFFVNLLDMSAQWTPAADGSYEARDRKTNAVKWTGTRADLIFGAHSQLRAFAEVYATSDSKEKFVKDFAKAWTKVMNLDRFDIAA, from the coding sequence ATGGATGACACTTCGAAGTGCCCGTTTTCGGGCGGAAAACCCACGCGCGTGAACCGCGACTGGTGGCCGACCCAGCTCAGCATCGAGATGCTGCACAAGAATTCCGACTTGTCCGATCCGATGGGCAAGGACTTCGACTATGCCAAGGAATTCAAGACGCTCGACCTGAACGCGGTCATCAAGGACCTGACCGCCTTGATGACGGATTCGCAGGAGTGGTGGCCCGCGGACTTCGGTCACTATGGTGGCCTCATGATCCGCATGGCCTGGCACAGCGCGGGCACCTATCGCACCACCGACGGCCGCGGCGGCGCCGGCGCCGGTCAGCAGCGTTTCGCGCCGCTGAACAGCTGGCCTGACAACGCCAATCTCGACAAGGCGCGCCGTCTGCTCTGGCCGATCAAGCAGAAATACGGCCGCAAGATCTCCTGGGCCGATCTGATGGTGCTCGCCGGCAACGTCGCACTGGAGTCGATGGGCTTCAAGACGTTTGGCTTTGCGGGTGGCCGCGCCGACGTGTGGGAGCCGGAAGAGCTGTATTGGGGTCCGGAAGGCACCTGGCTCGGCGATGAGCGCTACAGCGGCGAACGCCAGCTCGCCGAGCCGCTCGGCGCCGTGCAGATGGGCCTCATCTACGTCAACCCGGAGGGTCCGAACGGCAAGCCGGATCCGGTCGCCGCGGCCAAGGACATCCGCGAGACCTTCTTCCGCATGGCCATGAACGACGAGGAAACCGTCGCGCTGATCGCCGGCGGCCACTCCTTCGGCAAGACCCACGGCGCCGGCGATCCGTCGCTGGTCGGACCGGAGCCGGAAGCGGGCGCGCTGGAAGACCAGGGCCTCGGCTGGAAGAGCAAGCATGCGTCGGGCCTCGCCGGTGATTCCATCACCAGCGGTCTCGAAGTGACCTGGACCGCGACGCCGACCAAGTGGAGCAACAACTTCTTCGAGAACCTGTTCAAGTACGAATGGGAGCTGACGAAGAGCCCGGGCGGTGCGAACCAGTGGACGGCCAAGGGCGCCGACGCCATCATTCCGGATGCCTTCGACAAGTCGAAGAAGCATCGGCCGACCATGCTGACCACCGACCTCTCGCTGCGCATGGATCCAGCCTACGAGAAGATCTCGCGTCGCTTCCTGGAGAACCCGGATCAGTTCGCGGACGCCTTCGCCCGCGCCTGGTTCAAGCTCACCCATCGCGACATGGGCCCGATCCAGCGCTATCTCGGCCCGCTGGTGCCGAAGGAGACGCTGATCTGGCAGGATCCGATTCCGAAGGTCGACCACGAGCTGGTCAGCGACCAGGACATCGCGGCGCTGAAGAGCAAGATCCTGGCTTCGGGCCTCTCGGTCTCCGAGCTGGTCTCGACCGCCTGGGCGTCGGCCTCGACGTTCCGCGGCTCGGACAAGCGCGGCGGCGCCAATGGTGCGCGCATCCGTCTTGCCCCGCAGAAGGATTGGGAGGTCAACCAGCCGGCCCAGCTCTCCAAGGTGCTCGGCAAGCTCGAAGCGATCCAGAAGGAGTTCAGCACCGGTGCGAAGAAGGTCTCGCTCGCAGACCTGATCGTCCTCGGCGGCACCGCCGCGGTCGAGAAGGCCGCGAAGGATGCCGGCGTCGACGTCAAGGTCGGCTTCACGCCGGGCCGCATGGATGCTTCGCAGGAGCAGACCGATACGGAGTCTTTCGCTCCGCTCGAGCCGCGGGCCGATGGCTTCCGCAACTATATCGGCAAGAAGCAGCAGTTCCTGCAGCAGGAAGAGGCGCTCATTGATCGCGCGCAGCTTCTGAAGCTGACCGGACCCGAGCTGACCGTGCTGGTCGGCGGCCTGCGCGTGCTCGGCGCCAACGCGAACGGGTCGAAGCACGGTGTCCTCACCTCGAAGGTGGGCACGCTGAGCAACGACTTCTTCGTCAACCTGCTCGACATGAGCGCGCAGTGGACCCCGGCGGCCGACGGCAGCTACGAGGCCCGCGATCGCAAGACCAATGCGGTGAAGTGGACCGGCACCCGTGCCGATCTCATCTTCGGCGCGCACTCGCAGCTCCGCGCCTTCGCCGAGGTCTATGCGACCTCGGATTCGAAGGAGAAGTTCGTCAAGGACTTCGCCAAGGCCTGGACCAAGGTGATGAACCTCGACCGCTTCGACATCGCGGCGTGA
- a CDS encoding hydrogen peroxide-inducible genes activator produces the protein MINLTLRQLRYFDALARHGHFGRAAEACSISQPALSMQIKELEEALGGLLLERSARQVALTRFGEELAQRVRDILRSVDELGDFARASRDRFAGRLRIGMIPTIAPYLLPKITKNLTRLHPELDIRVRETMTPRLIQELVEGRLDTAIVALPVSEPSLTEVALFDEKFLLVRPGSDEGTPVPSREMMREMRLLLLEEGHCFRDQALSFCNMQSAPPREMLDANSLSTLVQMVSAGIGVTLIPEMAVPVETRSASVSLARFRDPQPSRTIGMVWRKTSPLARQLLQISEVVCLSAGKARPKQVVRSQRA, from the coding sequence ATGATCAATCTGACGCTGCGCCAGCTCCGGTATTTCGACGCGCTGGCGCGCCACGGTCATTTCGGCCGCGCGGCGGAGGCCTGCTCGATCTCGCAGCCGGCCTTGTCGATGCAGATCAAGGAGTTGGAGGAAGCGCTCGGCGGCCTGCTGCTGGAACGCAGCGCCCGGCAAGTGGCGCTGACCCGGTTCGGCGAGGAACTCGCCCAGCGCGTCCGCGACATTTTGCGCTCGGTCGATGAGCTCGGCGATTTCGCCCGGGCGTCGCGGGACCGCTTTGCCGGCCGCCTGCGCATCGGCATGATCCCGACCATCGCGCCCTATCTGCTGCCCAAGATCACGAAAAATCTCACGCGCCTGCATCCGGAGCTCGACATCCGCGTGCGCGAGACGATGACGCCGCGGCTGATCCAGGAGCTGGTGGAGGGCCGGCTCGACACCGCCATCGTGGCGCTGCCGGTGTCGGAGCCCTCGCTCACCGAGGTCGCCTTGTTCGACGAGAAATTCTTGCTGGTGCGCCCCGGCTCCGACGAAGGCACCCCGGTGCCGTCACGCGAGATGATGCGCGAGATGCGGCTGCTGCTGCTCGAGGAGGGACACTGCTTCCGAGACCAGGCGCTGTCGTTCTGCAACATGCAATCGGCGCCGCCGCGCGAGATGCTGGATGCCAACTCGCTGTCGACACTGGTCCAGATGGTCAGCGCCGGCATCGGCGTCACACTCATTCCGGAGATGGCGGTGCCGGTGGAGACGCGCTCGGCCTCGGTCTCGCTGGCGCGCTTTCGCGACCCGCAGCCCTCGCGCACCATCGGCATGGTCTGGCGCAAGACCAGCCCGCTCGCGCGTCAGCTCCTGCAGATCTCCGAGGTGGTGTGCCTGTCGGCCGGCAAGGCACGACCGAAGCAAGTCGTGCGCAGCCAACGGGCCTGA
- a CDS encoding GNAT family N-acetyltransferase, whose product MPDPIIRPARTDEYDEIGRVWMESWVSTGLAEASEFLLANLRARIRREIDNGWSLFVADDDGTIAAMLALHLPKLYLDMLFVGPAYQGQSLGRKLLAFSRTQMPDEIYLRCVRENEKAWRWYEREGFVFEKEEIEPSNGFMMKYYRWKKGIPP is encoded by the coding sequence ATGCCTGATCCGATCATCCGCCCCGCCCGCACCGACGAATATGACGAGATCGGCCGCGTCTGGATGGAGAGCTGGGTCTCGACGGGTCTGGCCGAAGCGAGCGAATTCCTGCTGGCGAACCTGCGTGCGCGGATTCGGCGCGAGATCGACAACGGCTGGAGCCTGTTCGTCGCCGACGACGACGGTACCATCGCCGCGATGCTGGCGCTCCATCTGCCGAAGCTTTATCTCGACATGCTGTTCGTCGGGCCCGCCTACCAGGGGCAATCGCTCGGGCGGAAACTGCTCGCCTTCTCGCGCACGCAAATGCCCGACGAGATATACCTGCGCTGTGTTCGCGAGAACGAGAAGGCCTGGCGCTGGTATGAGCGCGAAGGTTTTGTGTTCGAGAAGGAAGAGATCGAACCGTCGAACGGGTTCATGATGAAGTATTACCGGTGGAAGAAGGGAATCCCGCCATGA
- a CDS encoding glutathione S-transferase family protein, whose protein sequence is MIKLYWSPRSRSFTTLWLMEESGLPYERVLTDISTGAQKAPEFLKVNPMGKVPALSDGDAALGEAAAICAYIADRYPETRLAPDIVDPERARYLQWLFFSPGCIEPAIIQIFTKIEIPTSTAAWGSATQVFDVLEAALAEGPWILGEKFSAADITVGSGLNFAVRLFKMVPSRPAFDAYLARCMARPAFQRAEKIAAG, encoded by the coding sequence ATGATCAAGCTCTATTGGTCGCCCCGCTCGCGCTCGTTCACGACGCTCTGGCTGATGGAAGAAAGTGGGCTTCCCTATGAGCGCGTGCTGACCGACATCTCGACCGGTGCACAGAAGGCGCCGGAGTTCCTCAAGGTCAATCCGATGGGCAAGGTGCCCGCACTTAGCGACGGCGATGCCGCGCTCGGCGAAGCCGCGGCCATCTGCGCCTACATCGCCGACCGCTATCCCGAGACCAGGCTGGCACCCGACATTGTCGATCCGGAGCGCGCGCGCTATCTGCAATGGCTGTTCTTCTCGCCCGGCTGCATCGAGCCGGCCATCATCCAGATCTTCACCAAGATCGAGATCCCGACCTCGACCGCAGCCTGGGGCAGCGCGACGCAGGTGTTCGACGTGCTGGAGGCCGCGCTTGCCGAGGGACCGTGGATTCTGGGCGAAAAATTTTCCGCCGCCGACATCACGGTCGGCTCGGGCCTGAACTTTGCGGTGCGCCTGTTCAAGATGGTGCCGTCGCGCCCGGCCTTCGATGCCTATCTCGCGCGCTGCATGGCGCGGCCGGCGTTCCAGCGCGCGGAGAAGATCGCGGCGGGCTGA
- the fabI gene encoding enoyl-ACP reductase FabI: protein MEGLMKGKRGLIMGIANDHSIAWGMAKTLHAHGAELAFTFQGEALGKRVKPLAEQLGVDLVLPCDVEDIASVDATFAALREKWGKLDFVIHAIGFADKNELKGRYADTSRENFSRTMVISCFSFTEVAKRAAELMTDGGSMITLTFGASERAMPNYNVMGLAKAALEASVRYLASDFGPRGIRVNAISAGPIRTLAGSGIGEARAMFAFMQKHSPLRRGVTLDELGGSALYLLSDLSGGVTGEIHYVDSGYNIVLMPRPDDLKPE, encoded by the coding sequence ATGGAAGGACTGATGAAAGGCAAGCGCGGTCTGATCATGGGCATCGCCAATGATCATTCGATCGCCTGGGGCATGGCGAAGACGCTGCATGCCCACGGTGCCGAGCTTGCCTTCACCTTCCAGGGCGAAGCCCTCGGCAAGCGCGTCAAGCCGCTGGCGGAGCAGCTCGGCGTCGATCTGGTGCTGCCCTGCGACGTCGAGGACATCGCCAGCGTCGATGCGACCTTCGCTGCGCTCCGCGAAAAGTGGGGCAAGCTCGACTTCGTCATTCACGCGATCGGCTTTGCCGACAAGAACGAGCTGAAGGGTCGCTACGCCGACACCAGCCGCGAGAATTTTTCGCGCACCATGGTGATCTCCTGCTTCTCCTTCACGGAGGTGGCAAAACGCGCGGCCGAGCTCATGACCGACGGCGGCAGCATGATCACGCTGACCTTCGGCGCCTCCGAGCGTGCGATGCCGAATTACAACGTGATGGGCCTGGCCAAGGCGGCGCTGGAAGCCTCGGTGCGCTATCTTGCCTCCGATTTCGGACCGCGCGGCATCCGCGTCAACGCGATCTCCGCGGGGCCCATCCGCACGCTCGCCGGCTCCGGCATCGGCGAGGCGCGCGCGATGTTCGCCTTCATGCAAAAGCATTCGCCGCTCCGCCGCGGCGTCACGCTCGACGAGCTCGGCGGTTCGGCGCTGTATCTGCTGTCGGATCTGTCAGGCGGTGTGACCGGCGAGATCCACTATGTCGATTCCGGCTACAACATCGTCCTGATGCCGCGCCCGGACGATTTGAAGCCGGAATAG
- the fabB gene encoding beta-ketoacyl-ACP synthase I, producing the protein MRRVVVTGMGIVSSIGNNTQEVLASLHEAKSGISRAEKYAELGFRSQVAGAPTLDPSTVVDRRAMRFLGQGAAWNHVAMEQAIQDSGLSPEEVSNIRTGIIMGSGGPSARTIVESADITRTKGPKRVGPFAVPKAMSSTASATLATWFKIKGVNYSISSACATSNHCVGNAYETIQIGKQDVIFAGGCEELDWSLSVLFDAMGAMSSKYNDTPATASRPYDLNRDGFVIAGGAGVLVLEELEHAKARGARIYGEVVGYGATSDGYDMVAPSGEGAERCMRMAMSTVKTKVDYINPHATSTPAGDPPEIDALRRVFGAGEKCPPISATKALTGHSLGATGVQEAIYSLLMMNNGFICESAHIQELDPVFADMPIVRKRIDNAKIGTVLSNSFGFGGTNATLVFSRLDV; encoded by the coding sequence ATGAGGCGGGTTGTGGTCACCGGGATGGGCATCGTCTCGTCCATCGGAAACAACACCCAGGAAGTGCTTGCGAGCCTTCACGAGGCGAAGTCGGGCATTTCGCGGGCTGAAAAATATGCCGAGCTCGGCTTCCGGTCGCAGGTCGCGGGTGCACCGACGCTCGATCCTTCGACGGTGGTCGACCGGCGTGCAATGCGTTTCCTCGGCCAGGGCGCGGCGTGGAATCACGTCGCGATGGAGCAGGCGATCCAGGACTCCGGCCTGTCGCCTGAGGAAGTCTCCAACATCCGCACCGGCATCATCATGGGCTCCGGCGGCCCGTCGGCGCGCACCATCGTCGAATCCGCCGACATCACCCGCACCAAGGGCCCGAAGCGCGTCGGTCCGTTTGCAGTGCCGAAGGCGATGTCGTCCACGGCCTCCGCGACGCTTGCGACCTGGTTCAAGATCAAGGGCGTGAACTACTCGATCTCCTCGGCCTGCGCGACCTCGAACCATTGCGTCGGCAACGCCTATGAGACGATCCAGATCGGCAAGCAGGACGTCATCTTCGCCGGCGGCTGCGAGGAGCTCGACTGGTCGCTCTCGGTGCTGTTCGACGCCATGGGCGCGATGTCCTCGAAGTACAACGACACGCCCGCCACCGCCTCGCGGCCCTACGACCTCAACCGCGACGGTTTTGTCATTGCCGGCGGCGCGGGAGTCCTCGTCCTGGAAGAGCTCGAGCATGCCAAGGCGCGCGGCGCGCGCATTTATGGCGAGGTCGTCGGCTATGGCGCGACCTCTGACGGTTACGACATGGTCGCGCCGTCGGGTGAAGGCGCCGAGCGCTGCATGCGCATGGCGATGTCGACGGTGAAGACCAAGGTCGACTATATCAACCCGCACGCGACCTCGACCCCGGCCGGCGATCCGCCGGAGATCGACGCGCTCCGTCGCGTGTTCGGCGCCGGCGAGAAATGCCCACCGATCTCGGCGACCAAGGCGCTGACCGGCCACTCGCTCGGTGCGACCGGCGTGCAGGAAGCGATCTACTCGCTGCTGATGATGAACAACGGCTTCATCTGCGAGAGCGCGCACATCCAGGAGCTCGATCCGGTTTTCGCCGACATGCCGATCGTGCGCAAGCGCATCGACAATGCCAAGATCGGCACCGTACTGTCGAACTCCTTCGGCTTCGGCGGCACCAACGCCACGCTGGTGTTCAGCCGGCTGGATGTGTGA
- the fabA gene encoding bifunctional 3-hydroxydecanoyl-ACP dehydratase/trans-2-decenoyl-ACP isomerase, translating to MLNKRNGYEYEDLLACARGEMFGPGNAQLPLPPMLMFDRITEITETGGEFGKGLVRAELDVKPDLWFFGCHFKNDPVMPGCLGLDALWQMVGFYLGWVGGEGRGRALGLSELKFGGQVLPEARKVVYNVDMKRVMRSKLVLGIADGWLSVDDQIIYRAKDLKVGLFKQGTSLG from the coding sequence ATGCTGAACAAGCGCAACGGTTACGAATACGAAGATCTGCTGGCATGTGCCCGTGGCGAGATGTTCGGTCCGGGCAATGCCCAGCTGCCGTTGCCGCCGATGCTGATGTTCGACCGCATCACGGAAATTACCGAGACTGGCGGGGAGTTCGGCAAGGGCCTGGTCCGGGCCGAGCTCGATGTGAAGCCCGATCTCTGGTTCTTCGGCTGCCACTTCAAGAACGATCCGGTGATGCCGGGTTGCCTCGGCCTCGATGCGCTGTGGCAAATGGTCGGCTTCTATCTCGGCTGGGTCGGCGGCGAAGGTCGTGGCCGCGCCCTCGGCCTCAGCGAATTGAAGTTCGGCGGCCAGGTGCTGCCCGAGGCCCGCAAGGTTGTGTACAACGTCGACATGAAGCGCGTGATGCGTTCAAAGCTGGTGCTCGGTATCGCCGACGGGTGGCTTTCGGTCGATGACCAGATTATTTATCGCGCCAAGGATCTGAAGGTTGGCCTGTTCAAGCAGGGCACGAGCCTGGGCTGA
- the irrA gene encoding iron response transcriptional regulator IrrA, which yields MSENTPHHHDDDAHTAALLSGRQPALTGCPWHDVNEMLQSAGLRPTRQRMALGWLLFGKGARHLTAEMLYEEATLAKVPVSLATVYNTLNQLTDAGLLRQVSVDGTKTYFDTNVTTHHHYYLENSHELVDIEDPHLALSKMPEVPEGYEISRIDMVVRLRKKR from the coding sequence ATGAGCGAGAATACACCGCATCATCACGACGACGATGCCCACACGGCGGCCCTTCTGTCCGGCCGCCAGCCGGCGCTGACCGGCTGCCCGTGGCATGACGTCAACGAAATGCTTCAGTCGGCCGGCCTTCGCCCGACGCGCCAGCGCATGGCGCTCGGCTGGCTGCTGTTCGGCAAGGGCGCGCGCCACCTTACGGCTGAAATGCTCTACGAGGAAGCAACCCTCGCGAAGGTTCCGGTGTCGCTGGCGACCGTCTACAACACGCTGAACCAGCTCACCGATGCCGGCCTGCTCCGCCAGGTCAGCGTCGACGGCACCAAGACCTATTTCGACACCAACGTCACCACCCACCACCATTATTACCTCGAGAACAGCCATGAGCTGGTCGACATCGAGGATCCGCATCTGGCGCTGTCCAAGATGCCGGAGGTGCCGGAGGGTTACGAGATCTCCCGCATCGACATGGTCGTGCGGCTGCGCAAGAAGCGCTGA
- a CDS encoding SH3 domain-containing protein: protein MALGRFCSVMALVCTWLGASVGPSHSAKDSTPQTASGLPVPRYVSLKSDHVNVRAGPTKDNDVAWVYTRAGLPVEITAEFENWRRVRDSEGAEGWVYHSLLSGRRTAVVTMKHKDDLAPIYDRADPDSAVAAKLQAGVVTQVKKCVASWCRVTGNGFDGWIQQERLWGVYSDEQVN, encoded by the coding sequence ATGGCGTTGGGGCGTTTTTGTTCGGTGATGGCGCTCGTTTGCACCTGGTTGGGCGCCTCGGTCGGTCCCTCGCATTCGGCCAAAGACAGCACGCCGCAGACCGCCAGCGGGCTGCCCGTGCCGCGCTATGTCAGCCTCAAGTCCGACCACGTCAATGTCCGCGCCGGTCCGACCAAGGACAACGACGTCGCCTGGGTCTATACCCGCGCCGGCCTGCCGGTCGAAATCACCGCCGAGTTCGAAAACTGGCGCCGGGTGCGCGATTCCGAGGGCGCCGAGGGCTGGGTCTATCACTCACTGCTGTCGGGCCGCCGCACTGCGGTCGTCACCATGAAGCACAAGGACGATTTGGCGCCGATCTATGACCGCGCCGATCCCGACAGCGCGGTTGCAGCAAAGCTCCAGGCCGGCGTCGTCACGCAGGTGAAAAAGTGCGTCGCAAGCTGGTGCCGCGTCACCGGCAACGGTTTTGACGGCTGGATCCAGCAGGAACGCCTCTGGGGCGTCTATTCGGACGAGCAGGTGAATTGA